From a single Sediminibacterium sp. KACHI17 genomic region:
- a CDS encoding methylmalonyl-CoA mutase family protein → MSYQPQHKIRIVTAASLFDGHDAAINIMRRILQSKGAEIIHLGHNRSVAEIVECAIEEDAQGIAITSYQGGHVEFFKYMRDLLDQNGCGHIKIFGGGGGTILPEEIRELHNYGITRIYSPDDGRKMGLEGMIEDVIRQCDFNLNGTGVYQKPMTLGEVKDIRTIARKITNAENGVQADQEKANAVAPVLGITGTGGAGKSSVTDEIVRRYLQLFEDKTIAVISVDPSKKKTGGALLGDRIRMNAISHPRAYMRSLATRDDNTALSAHVQDAIDICKNAGFDFIILESAGVGQSDASILDFCDVSLYVMTPEYGAASQLEKINMLDYADVVCINKFDKAGALDALHDVRKQYKRNHNLWTAKDEDLPVVGTIAAQFNDAGVNELFEKLMLTIEQKTKVSFGNFSKEGHTKETTTKSQIIPPKRVRYLAEIAENNRGYDQWVNEQVTIASKLYQINGAMESVSGEVAAGLLEVKKSFEKKLHTECQQLIEQWPALVQQYAADFFEYKVRDKIIRQPLTTTSLSNTRIPKVVLPKYKDWGDILRWQLQENVPGTFPYTAGVFELKRQGEDPTRMFAGEGGPERTNKRFHYVSLGQPAIRLSTAFDSVTLYGEDPAVRPDIYGKIGNSGVSIATVDDAKKLYSGFDLCDPKTSVSMTINGPAPILLAFFMNAAIDQLCEKYIDANGMWAQVDKAFAEKYKQVTKPVYYNPSSPERLPEGNNGLGLRLLGLSGDEVLPAEVYAKIKAEALSQVRGTVQADILKEDQAQNTCIFSTEFALKLMGDVQAYFIDQKVRNFYSVSISGYHIAEAGANPITQLAFTLANGFTYVEYYLSRGMHIDDFAPNLSFFFSNGMDPEYSVIGRVARRIWAKAMKNKYKGNDRSQKLKYHIQTSGRSLHAQEIDFNDIRTTLQALYAIYDNCNSLHTNAYDEAITTPTEESVRRAMAIQLIINRELGSAKTENFTQGSFAIEELTDLVEEAVLIEFERISERGGVLGAMERMYQRNKIQEESLHYETLKHTGELPLIGVNTFLNKKGSPTVLPGEVIRSTTEEKEQQIQNLHAFWKRNEGKSAAALAQLKQTAIQNGNLFEALMETVKYCSLGQITHALYEVGGQYRRNM, encoded by the coding sequence ATGTCGTACCAACCCCAGCACAAAATCAGAATTGTTACTGCTGCCAGTTTATTTGACGGACATGATGCTGCCATTAACATCATGCGTCGGATTTTACAGTCAAAAGGAGCAGAGATCATTCATCTTGGACATAACAGAAGTGTGGCTGAGATCGTGGAGTGTGCTATTGAAGAAGATGCCCAAGGCATTGCCATTACCAGCTATCAGGGCGGACATGTGGAGTTTTTTAAATACATGCGTGATCTGTTGGATCAAAATGGCTGTGGCCATATCAAAATATTCGGCGGTGGTGGTGGAACCATTCTCCCCGAAGAGATCCGTGAACTACACAATTATGGTATCACCAGAATTTATAGTCCGGATGACGGAAGAAAAATGGGATTAGAGGGTATGATCGAAGACGTGATCCGTCAATGTGATTTTAACTTGAATGGAACAGGTGTCTATCAAAAACCGATGACACTTGGTGAGGTGAAAGATATCAGAACCATTGCACGAAAGATTACCAACGCAGAAAATGGAGTTCAAGCTGATCAAGAGAAAGCCAATGCAGTAGCACCTGTATTAGGTATTACCGGTACGGGTGGTGCAGGTAAGAGTTCAGTGACCGATGAGATCGTAAGAAGATACCTGCAGTTGTTTGAAGACAAAACGATCGCCGTTATCTCTGTAGATCCTTCTAAGAAAAAAACAGGAGGTGCTTTATTGGGAGACCGGATTCGTATGAATGCCATATCACATCCCAGAGCTTACATGCGTAGTTTAGCAACGCGTGATGATAATACAGCTTTGAGTGCGCACGTCCAGGATGCGATCGATATCTGTAAAAATGCAGGATTTGATTTTATCATTCTGGAATCAGCAGGTGTAGGACAAAGCGATGCATCGATCCTGGATTTCTGTGATGTGAGTTTGTATGTTATGACGCCGGAATATGGTGCAGCTTCTCAATTAGAGAAGATCAATATGTTGGATTATGCTGATGTGGTTTGTATCAATAAGTTTGATAAAGCAGGCGCATTGGATGCATTACATGATGTACGTAAACAATACAAGCGTAATCATAACTTATGGACGGCGAAGGATGAAGACCTGCCTGTTGTGGGAACCATCGCAGCACAATTCAATGACGCAGGTGTAAATGAGCTGTTTGAAAAGCTGATGCTGACCATCGAGCAAAAAACAAAAGTATCGTTTGGGAATTTCTCCAAAGAAGGACATACAAAAGAGACCACAACCAAATCTCAGATCATTCCGCCAAAACGTGTTCGTTACCTGGCAGAGATCGCAGAAAATAATCGCGGATATGATCAGTGGGTAAATGAACAAGTAACGATCGCAAGTAAGCTGTATCAGATCAATGGAGCGATGGAGTCTGTGAGTGGAGAAGTAGCTGCAGGATTATTGGAAGTAAAAAAATCTTTTGAGAAAAAATTACATACTGAGTGTCAGCAATTGATTGAACAATGGCCGGCATTGGTTCAGCAGTATGCAGCTGATTTCTTTGAATATAAAGTAAGGGATAAGATCATTCGTCAGCCACTCACTACCACTTCATTAAGCAATACCAGAATACCTAAAGTAGTATTACCTAAATACAAAGACTGGGGTGATATCTTACGCTGGCAATTACAGGAAAATGTACCGGGTACATTTCCATATACGGCTGGTGTATTTGAATTAAAAAGACAAGGAGAAGATCCTACCAGAATGTTTGCAGGTGAAGGTGGTCCGGAAAGAACAAATAAACGTTTCCATTACGTATCACTTGGACAGCCGGCCATTCGTTTGTCTACAGCATTTGACAGTGTGACACTATATGGAGAAGATCCTGCTGTACGTCCGGATATTTATGGTAAGATCGGTAATAGTGGTGTGAGTATTGCAACAGTAGATGATGCTAAAAAACTTTACAGTGGTTTTGATCTCTGTGACCCAAAGACATCTGTAAGTATGACGATCAATGGTCCTGCACCGATCTTATTGGCATTTTTCATGAATGCAGCGATCGATCAGTTATGTGAAAAGTACATTGATGCGAATGGTATGTGGGCACAGGTAGATAAAGCCTTTGCTGAAAAATACAAGCAAGTAACCAAGCCTGTTTATTATAACCCATCTTCACCGGAAAGATTGCCGGAAGGAAATAACGGATTAGGTCTTCGTCTTTTAGGATTGAGTGGTGATGAAGTATTGCCGGCAGAGGTATACGCAAAAATCAAAGCCGAAGCATTATCACAAGTGAGAGGAACGGTGCAGGCAGATATTTTAAAAGAAGACCAGGCACAAAACACTTGTATCTTCTCTACAGAGTTTGCTTTGAAATTAATGGGAGATGTGCAAGCATATTTCATTGATCAGAAAGTGAGAAATTTTTATAGTGTAAGTATTAGTGGTTATCATATTGCGGAAGCAGGCGCTAATCCGATTACACAGCTGGCTTTCACATTGGCGAATGGCTTTACTTATGTAGAGTACTACTTGAGTCGGGGAATGCATATCGATGATTTCGCCCCGAACTTATCTTTCTTCTTTAGCAATGGGATGGATCCTGAATACAGTGTGATCGGTCGTGTAGCAAGACGTATTTGGGCCAAAGCGATGAAGAATAAATACAAGGGTAATGATCGCTCACAAAAACTAAAGTATCATATCCAAACAAGTGGAAGAAGTCTGCATGCACAGGAGATCGACTTCAACGATATCAGAACCACATTGCAGGCATTGTATGCGATCTATGACAACTGTAATAGCCTTCATACCAATGCTTATGATGAAGCCATCACTACCCCTACAGAAGAGAGTGTGAGAAGGGCCATGGCCATTCAGTTGATCATTAACCGAGAATTGGGCAGTGCAAAAACAGAGAACTTCACACAAGGAAGTTTTGCCATCGAAGAGCTGACCGATCTGGTGGAAGAAGCGGTATTGATTGAGTTTGAGCGCATCAGTGAACGTGGTGGTGTATTGGGAGCGATGGAAAGAATGTATCAGCGTAATAAGATACAGGAAGAAAGTTTGCATTATGAAACACTGAAACATACCGGTGAGTTACCATTGATCGGTGTCAATACCTTCTTGAATAAAAAAGGAAGCCCGACCGTATTACCCGGAGAAGTGATCCGTTCTACAACAGAAGAAAAAGAACAACAGATCCAAAACCTCCATGCTTTCTGGAAAAGAAATGAAGGAAAATCAGCAGCAGCATTGGCACAACTGAAACAAACAGCGATTCAGAATGGTAATCTGTTTGAGGCTTTGATGGAAACAGTGAAATATTGTTCATTGGGTCAGATCACACATGCATTGTATGAAGTGGGTGGACAATACAGAAGGAATATGTAA
- a CDS encoding two-component regulator propeller domain-containing protein, whose product MKMKDHLFTYKRVLPLVIGLMNYLFICDTVTAQVPPIGQWREHLNYQQTIQVIKGDRLYCAATKALFSIDDKNEPSRYSKVTGLNDIGVRCIGWDATTSQLIIAYNNSNIDLLKGSIVYNIRDIASSTIAGDKSIQQIFCQDGLAYLSSGLGIIVADLTRREIKDTWIIGNNGTQVKVNAFTIHNNLFYAATEDGLKTTSANINNPANYRNWILVSGNHQLPSGSIKNVIVANNNIIVQKGDSLFIQNGTNWQLLYHDVNWPIVSITPAGNQFTVCQRTASGSARVLIMNTNGTIARTISAGGIISFPLSAIVDNGQIWVADRFGGLSRTGNATDRFIPNGPPGVATGELASNGNITVAAAGSVNDAWNYLFNRDGFYLLKENTWSSKSFFNTPVLDSVLDFITITIDPRDEAVWAGSYGGGLVRFANDQFSIFKQNNSSLRAAIGDPGSIRVSGLAFDSKQQLWVANYGAAQNLSVRKRDNSWKSFSIPFTHTENALSQLITDDLDQIWAMSPKGNGLFCFNPGNDIDNIADDRWKYYRQGAGNGNLPSSNVYSIVKDRDGSIWVGTDRGIGIIRCPESAFTPAGCEAIQPIVQQDRFAGLLFRDEVVQCMAVDGANRKWVGTRNGLWLLSSNGEKVIYRFTAENSPLLSNDVRKLSIDPVNGELFIATFEGLCSFRSTATTPVETQSKVLVFPNPVPPSFNGTIAIRGLVDKALVKITELNGRLVYQTRSLGGQAIWDGRNYLGAKVASGVYLVLIRDDSGQERIATKIVITSNR is encoded by the coding sequence ATGAAGATGAAGGATCACTTGTTTACTTATAAAAGAGTACTACCCTTAGTTATTGGGTTGATGAATTATCTCTTCATTTGTGATACCGTTACTGCGCAAGTTCCTCCCATTGGACAATGGCGTGAACACCTGAACTATCAGCAAACCATTCAGGTAATAAAAGGGGATCGACTGTATTGTGCAGCCACCAAGGCCTTATTTTCCATTGATGATAAAAATGAACCCTCTCGCTATTCCAAAGTAACCGGGCTTAATGATATTGGTGTTCGTTGTATCGGATGGGATGCTACGACTAGCCAATTGATCATCGCCTATAATAATAGCAATATCGATCTGCTCAAGGGAAGTATTGTATACAACATCCGTGATATTGCCAGTAGCACCATTGCCGGTGATAAATCTATCCAACAAATTTTTTGTCAAGATGGACTGGCATATTTGTCTAGTGGACTCGGCATCATCGTCGCCGATCTTACACGCAGAGAAATCAAGGATACCTGGATCATTGGCAACAATGGCACTCAGGTTAAAGTGAATGCATTTACGATCCACAACAATCTATTTTATGCAGCTACAGAAGATGGATTAAAAACAACGAGTGCAAACATCAATAATCCTGCTAACTACAGGAACTGGATTCTAGTTAGCGGCAACCATCAACTTCCTTCAGGTAGTATCAAAAACGTGATCGTAGCAAATAATAATATCATTGTTCAAAAAGGAGATTCCCTATTCATTCAAAATGGTACGAACTGGCAGCTATTATACCACGATGTCAATTGGCCCATTGTATCTATCACACCTGCAGGTAATCAATTCACCGTTTGTCAACGAACGGCTTCCGGAAGTGCGCGGGTATTGATCATGAACACCAACGGAACGATCGCAAGAACGATCAGTGCTGGTGGTATCATTTCATTTCCATTATCTGCAATAGTTGATAATGGGCAGATCTGGGTGGCAGATCGTTTTGGTGGTTTATCCAGGACAGGTAACGCAACCGATAGATTCATCCCTAACGGACCTCCCGGTGTTGCTACCGGTGAATTGGCTTCCAACGGAAACATCACTGTTGCTGCTGCAGGTAGTGTTAATGACGCCTGGAATTATTTATTCAACAGAGATGGTTTTTATCTGCTGAAAGAAAATACATGGAGTTCAAAAAGTTTCTTCAACACTCCCGTACTGGATTCAGTATTGGATTTTATTACGATCACTATCGATCCCCGAGATGAAGCTGTTTGGGCAGGAAGTTATGGAGGGGGACTGGTTCGTTTTGCAAATGATCAGTTCAGTATTTTCAAACAAAACAATAGTAGTTTAAGAGCTGCCATCGGCGATCCGGGAAGTATTCGCGTGAGTGGATTGGCCTTTGACAGTAAACAACAACTTTGGGTAGCCAATTATGGTGCCGCACAAAACTTGAGTGTTCGCAAGAGAGACAATAGTTGGAAATCATTCTCCATTCCATTTACGCATACAGAAAATGCACTATCACAATTGATCACTGACGATCTTGACCAGATATGGGCCATGAGTCCGAAGGGCAATGGACTATTTTGTTTCAACCCGGGTAATGACATTGATAATATTGCCGATGACCGATGGAAATATTACAGACAAGGTGCCGGAAATGGTAATCTGCCTTCTTCTAATGTATACAGTATTGTAAAAGACAGAGATGGATCAATATGGGTGGGAACAGATAGAGGAATCGGTATCATTCGTTGTCCTGAATCAGCATTTACTCCTGCAGGATGTGAAGCCATTCAACCCATCGTACAACAAGATCGCTTTGCCGGATTATTGTTTCGTGATGAAGTTGTACAATGTATGGCAGTTGATGGCGCTAACAGAAAATGGGTAGGCACTCGAAATGGTTTATGGCTGCTCTCTTCGAATGGAGAGAAAGTGATATATCGATTTACAGCAGAAAATAGTCCCCTCTTAAGTAATGATGTTCGAAAATTAAGCATCGATCCTGTCAACGGCGAATTGTTCATCGCTACTTTTGAAGGTTTATGCAGCTTTAGAAGTACTGCCACTACTCCTGTTGAAACTCAAAGCAAGGTATTGGTATTCCCCAATCCTGTTCCACCCTCTTTCAATGGTACCATTGCCATAAGAGGTTTGGTAGATAAAGCATTGGTAAAGATCACAGAACTGAATGGGAGACTTGTCTATCAAACAAGATCCTTAGGTGGACAAGCAATTTGGGATGGAAGAAATTATCTCGGAGCTAAAGTGGCTAGTGGCGTGTATTTAGTATTGATCAGAGATGATTCTGGTCAAGAACGCATTGCTACTAAGATTGTGATCACTTCAAACAGATAA
- a CDS encoding aldose 1-epimerase, with the protein MPFSILTSGEGSQLTIHLSDTTTGTEAEIFAFGGLLNAFRVQTANGPLNVVDGFNDPEDAITHITDAFKSAKMSPFACRLQNGCYHFDDHTYTLDSFYLGDHALHGFLYDAVYTLKNTAADEATASVELEHQYKGHFKGYPFNYTLLVRWELTSGNSLTVTTTALNHSAKAIPFSDGWHPYFTVGTPVDECELKFNSSRRLVFDEALIPTGKEESDDRFLKGHSLRSVFLDNSFILPTTEQGYCALKNKQVRIVIKPLMNYPYLQIYTPSHRKSVAIENLSAAPNAFNNGLGLLYLLPNKPVSFSTSYQVEAL; encoded by the coding sequence ATGCCATTTTCGATTCTTACATCAGGAGAAGGAAGTCAACTGACCATTCATTTATCCGATACCACCACAGGTACTGAGGCTGAAATTTTTGCATTCGGCGGCTTATTGAACGCTTTCCGAGTACAAACTGCAAATGGCCCTTTAAATGTAGTGGATGGATTCAATGACCCCGAAGATGCGATCACGCACATCACAGATGCTTTTAAAAGTGCGAAGATGAGCCCCTTTGCCTGCAGACTGCAAAATGGCTGCTATCATTTTGATGATCATACTTATACTTTGGATAGTTTTTATCTGGGTGATCATGCATTGCATGGATTTTTATATGATGCAGTATACACGCTAAAAAATACGGCTGCAGATGAAGCAACTGCCAGTGTGGAACTGGAACATCAATATAAAGGTCATTTTAAAGGGTATCCTTTTAATTATACACTGCTGGTCAGATGGGAGCTGACATCCGGTAACAGTTTAACGGTTACGACCACAGCGCTGAACCATAGTGCAAAAGCGATTCCTTTTAGTGATGGCTGGCATCCGTATTTTACAGTAGGTACTCCTGTAGATGAGTGTGAGCTGAAATTCAATAGTAGCAGAAGATTGGTCTTTGATGAGGCATTGATACCTACGGGGAAAGAAGAATCGGATGACCGTTTTTTAAAAGGTCATTCTTTACGATCTGTTTTTCTGGATAATTCATTCATACTACCAACTACAGAGCAAGGCTATTGTGCTTTAAAAAATAAACAGGTAAGAATAGTGATCAAACCATTGATGAACTATCCTTACCTGCAAATTTATACACCATCGCATCGGAAAAGTGTAGCGATTGAAAACCTCAGCGCTGCACCAAATGCATTTAATAACGGATTGGGACTGCTGTACCTGTTACCCAATAAACCTGTTTCTTTTAGTACAAGTTATCAGGTGGAGGCATTATAG